The Sulfitobacter guttiformis genome contains a region encoding:
- a CDS encoding MerR family transcriptional regulator, with protein sequence MKEYSIGQMSRQTGVKVTTIRYYESRGLIPSPARTEGGQRRYDDVALERLAFLRHARELGFGLDDVADLMALAEEPTEDCAPAHEIARKQLAAVDRRMTILAQLRKELARMANADDKGQAGDCRVIQVLGDHRLCIGAHEAPTNPSMTNSD encoded by the coding sequence GTGAAAGAGTATTCAATTGGGCAGATGTCGCGCCAGACAGGCGTGAAGGTGACAACGATCCGCTATTACGAAAGCCGCGGTCTGATCCCGTCACCTGCGCGCACGGAAGGCGGGCAGAGGCGATACGACGACGTCGCACTCGAACGGCTTGCATTTCTGCGCCATGCGCGGGAACTGGGGTTCGGGCTCGATGATGTCGCGGATTTGATGGCTCTGGCCGAAGAACCGACCGAAGATTGTGCGCCCGCACATGAGATAGCTCGAAAGCAGCTCGCGGCAGTGGACCGACGCATGACCATTCTTGCACAGCTTCGCAAAGAACTGGCGCGGATGGCAAACGCGGACGATAAAGGGCAAGCTGGGGATTGCCGCGTTATTCAGGTGCTCGGCGATCACCGTCTGTGCATCGGCGCGCATGAAGCACCAACAAACCCGTCTATGACAAA